TGGAACTTGACTCTGGTTCTGGGGCAGAAAGGGGCTGGTTGTCCAAGGGAGGCCCTCCCAGGTCTTCACGACTCCTGAGGGCCTGGGGTCTCATactgttactttaaaaagaaacacaattttaTTTGAGGATAGCtcaaagaagacatttacaaaACACCTTTTGTTTTCAAAGCACAGCTTTTCCCAAAAAGCAATGTTCACCTTTAATACACGCTCTAGTATACAGGTGTGtgcggggggttggggggtgccATGGCGTCTGGGAGACCCTGGGCCCAGGGTGCTCCAGTGCTTAGCATTCATCGTCCGAGTTGTCCTGGGTCCACCGGCAGACCTTCATGGTCCGGGGGGTGGCCTGGGgactggcagggctgggggccgggcCCGGGGCCAGGTTCACCCAGCCGGGCCCACGGGGCAGCACGTGGCTTTTGTTCAGTCTGAAGACACGGTAGTTCTCGTAGTGGATGTTATGGGTGATGTCCTTCAGGTCTTGGAGGTGGGTGCTGGGAGATGGGCGGCAGGACGGCTGGATTGACCACAGAATCCTCCAGGGCCCCCCGTAGCCCCCCGGGCTCCCCATTCGCTCACCGGATGAGCAAGTCTCTCAGGAGGGGGAACTCACAATGAGCCATGTTCTCCACTGCAAGACACCACCGAGCCCCTGAGCACGGCtctgcctgcagccctgcccttggCCTCAGCGAGCACACTGCCACCTGCcagccgccccgcccctccccgcaccTCCCGTGTTAGCCCACTTCCCTtctccattctttcattcattccagCGCCCCCAGCCCTGGTACAGGTGGCTTCTACAAATAGTTGTTGAACCAAGGAACCCACTGATCATTTATCATTATACATTTAATAATGAGTGTAGGATGTTTATTATGCCACATATAATATGTGCTACTTCCTGCCTTTAACAGTTGTATCGGTAAGTCAGGGACTCAGGCCGGGGCTGCGTCTCCTCCACTTTCTGGCCTGGCCCTCAGCAGGCCCATCCTCTGCTCCCTTGGGTACCTCCCCCTCCTACCCTGCACATTTTCTTCACTCTACTTTTCCCACCTGTCCTTGTCTCATCAGCTCTGTGGGCACAGAAACCTTGCTGGTCCCCCTTTCACTGTACCCCTCAGGAACCACACATCGTGTGCCCGGCACTTGGTAGGCCCACAATCAATTCTGGTGAGCAAATAGGGCACCTTCTGGGTGCCGGACATCGTGCAAAGGAGTGGCTCTGACCCCTCTGACTGCCCTATGAGGTTGATGTTACAGTGATGCCCACCTGacggtaaggaaactgaggcccagagagtcaGGTTACCTCCCTAGGGCCTCTCAGCTGCACGAAGGAGATTGACCCCAGGGCTCTGTTTCTTGGCTCTGGGCTTAACTACACGGGGCTCTATGGTGGGTGTAAGGATGCCAAAGGCATGCGCGGCTTTTCAGTCCGTTCTCCCTGGGCCGTCCCCAGAGTCCCTGCACTGACCTTCAATGATGCCCCACTTCGTCTTCCGGCCCAGGACACATCTCCCATTCACCAGGTGCTCTCGGTCGGCCCCGACCACAGCAAAGGGGATCCGTTCCTGTGGGGAGGGGACAAGATGTGAGGGAGGGCTGGTCCCACTGGGGAAGTGGAGAGAGAGGACACCAAGGTAGGAACTTGAAAGGTGCTGTCCTTTGTGGGGAGAGAAAGTGGGAGAAGGAGCACAGACATCTAAAGTCAGAAGACACAAAGTCTAATCggcgcctcagtttcctcatctgtaaaatgggagtcaCAACAGAACCCACGCAGGGCTTTGCGACTCTCTGGGAAGGGCTTAGCAAGATTAAGAGGTACGTAGAGTAAATCTTGGAAACCCAGTACTACTCAGAGTCGTATTAATGATATAATCCTGCTCTTGTCCCTATCTCTTACCTGTGAAACCATCAACCATTGTCATGAGGGTTAAGAGAGAGAATTTATAAACCAGTGGTTAGCAACCTATGGCTCCTTGGCCGAAACATTCAAGTTCATTCAGTCCCGCCCATTCATTGACTCTTTCCTGCTACTACCGCAGAGTTGCATAATTCCAACACAGACTCGTAgcccacaaagtctaaaatatttaccatcgtCTAGCCCTTCACAAAAGTTTGCTAAGCCCTGTGGAAATTCCAGTTGTTTACTTGTTCATGGCCAGAAAGGAAGTGGAGATTAAACTCCCAAGTGCTGagcggggagggtagagctcagtggtaaagcgtgtgcttagcatgcatgaggtcctgggtttaatccgagtacctccatttaaaaaaaataataagtgaataaataaaaacctaattacctcccatgccaaaacaaagcaagcaaacaaacaaaaccccccaagTGCTGCATGTGGTTTGTTTTTGTCTCTAAGAATTAGGTTGTGATGGGGAATAAATTGATGCTAATAACAACTATCTGTTGCATACTTATTATATACCAGCCCGTTGTCAACCTTCAATCAATGTTACACATCTGGATGATTTATTGAAGTGTTAATTTGAATATATTCTCCTTCATTTCCCCCTAGTTCTGTTCCAGCTGTGGCCACGCTGCTGTCTTTGCCGGCCTCAGGACAGAAAGCAGGAGGTCAAGGTTCTTTGAATCTTTCACAGGAAATGCTGTTCATTGCTCCAGCGGGGAGTGGAAAGAgggaatgtgaaaagaaatttggtgccAACTGGGAAGCAGGGCTTCCAAGTACAAATGTGCAGTTTGTGCACTGCACAAAGGCATCTGGCTATGAGGCTGTGTAGGGCTGAAATCCCATGCAAGGCCCCGTCTGTGAAGGAAGCTACTGCCTTTTTCTAATCCAAGCAGAAGTGCTGTGTAGGCTAACAGGGTCCCTGGGGGAGGTGGATGCCTCACCCAAGTGCTTTGCAGGATCCAGACAGACTGACAGAATGTACCACAAGGACAACAATATGGGGACTTGCAGTTGGAGTTCAGTTGATTCAGAGAAAATACTATTTTCCCTcgcctcctctcttcctctctttctttctttccccttcttttttcctttcttccttgtaACAGCTTTACCGAGATAttatttacataccataaaacttGCCCATTTAgaggtacagttcagtggtttttaatatgtTCACAAGATTGTGCAACCAACACCACAATCTAATTGCAGAGCGCTTTCATCGCCCCCAAGTGAAAACCCCTACACTTTAGCATTCGCTCCCCGTTTCCCCCAAAcctcctagcccctggcaaccacgaatctattttctgtctcaatacatttgcctattctggacatcaTGTAACGGAGTCATATAATATTTGGCTTTTTGGGTCTGGCTTTTacattttcaaggtttatccacacTATAGCGTctatcagaattttatttctttttatggctattCCATCagatggatggaccacatttatttatctatttttttttaaatggaggtatgacattaaacccaggacctcgctcatgctaagcatgtgctctaccactgagctatacccagcaCCCTGTTCATCTATTTATaaattaatggacatttggactGTTTCACTTTTTAACCATTATGAATAATTCTACTAGGCACACTTGTATATGAGTTTTTATGTTgacataggttttctttttttaaatagctttattgagatacaattcacatagtcatgttttttaaaattttgatttatttattgtttacttgtctcttctcttttgcggggggaggtaattagggttttttttttaaatggaggtactggagattgaacccaggacctcgtgcatgctaggcatgcactctaccactgagcttcaCCCTCTTCCCAACACAGGCTTCATTTCTTATTAGAGTGGAAATGCTAGGTCACTAGGCTAGTGTCTAACCtttgaagaactgccagactgttttctaaaGCGGATGCACcatttgacattcccaccagcagcgcatGAAAGTTCCAGTTTGTCCAATTCCTTACTAACACTTGTCATTGTCTGTCATTTTGATAATCGCCACCCTAGTGGGCGTGGAGTGGTATCTTATTgcggctttgatttgcatttccctcatgactgATGACCGCGAacatctttttcatattcttactaACCATGTGTGTAaaatctttggggaaatgtccattcaaatcctttgcccattttttttatacatatacaccCTTTATTTTGCATTCTCCTGGTTGTTAATGAGGTTGACCATATAGccatatgaatttttttctatgaaattttttctttctcattgatcatttctatttttctttttccttttttaaatggcggtactggggattgaaccaggacctcgtgcatgctaagcatacactctaccactgagctataaccccgcctttgcccatttttaaattggcttaCTTGCCTTTTATTGTtgatttgtaagagttctttatatattcagggtacaaatcccttatcagatatctCCTTTGCAAACACTTTCTCCCTTTCTGGGGGTTGTTGATATGACCTACTTCTTGAGTTTGTGGATGGATGGAGATTCACACCTGCTAGAAATACATGAACTTTCCCCAAGTTGTGAAGAGAGACGAATCTTCAGATGGAAAGCATGAGTGGAAAGCAAATCGCCCAGGCTCGGTCCCaccagcctccccacctcccacagcctCCTACCCGGATCTTGCTATTGAGGATCCTGTCATTGACGTCCTCATCGAAGCACTTCTGGGGGTACACCTCGATGCAGTGGGTCCTCAGGTTATGCTGGATCTGCAGACAGCACCTGGGTAACCTCAGCCCACCCTGTATACTTTGcctgctccccaaccccagcGACCCCCAGCTTGGCCCCAGGCGCCCAGATCACCCTGCGCCTGAAGGCCTCTCGTTCCTCAATGGTCAAGCTGTCAGCCCGGGCAATCACGGGCACCACATTCACAGTCTGGCAGAGGCGCTGCAGGAATTCAATGTCCAGGGGCCGCAGGCTGCTTAGGCAGGACAGTGACGGTGGcgagtgtgtgagtgagtgaggcGATGCCAGTTCGCAGCCCATGCCACggactcctcctccttctcctgtcCACCCCACGCAGATGGCCCTCCACCTGTGGGCCCAGCCACCTCACCAGTGTCCGGTGGGTGGCACGAAGTACACGCAGCAGTGCACCCGGGTGTCAGGGATGTGGCGCTGGCGGGTGATGAGAATCTCCTCCTGCAGGTACCGCTCGTACTGCTCATTGATGTAGCCCAGGATTGGGTCCCAGCTGGGGCAGGAGATGCCCAACCTCAGAACCTTGCCAGAAGCCCCCACCCCGGGTCCTCTGGGGAATCTCCTGTTAGGATGACCAATCGCCCAGTTTGCCCAGGATAcaggaatttcagttttgcaCAACCTGAGGCCTTTGTTTACCTGAGTACCCTCCACCAACTCCTCTGCATCATCAGAGAGGCCCCTGCCCTTCTCCAGCtgaggcctcagcttcctcttctgtaaaatggggacgatAAGAGCAGCTACTTTGTAAGGGAGGAGTGAGCATTAAAGGAGAGAAATGCTGAACCTGGTTCAAACCACCAGGGACTCTTGCCTGACTGTTGCAATggtctccagcctcctctccctgggTCCCTTTCCCTGCAGGACTACTGTCAACACAGCAGccaaaaacattcttttaaaaccaGGAGTCAGATCACCTCCCCTTTCTGCTCAGCCTCCagtggtcagaaaaaaaaaaaagctcaagtcccttatgttgCCCTTCAAGGCCCTATTGGATCCCACTACTgatcctgcctgcctgcccctcctcctctccctatCACTCAGGTTCCCCCAGccaccccacctcagggcctttgcacatgccaccTTCTAGGCACATGCCTTGAACACTCTTCCCCTGCGTGTGCACATAGCTAATTCTTCTCCTGGAAGTCTTTGCCCAGATGTCACCTTTTCTGTGAGGTCTTCCTTGATCACTCCGCTTAAAATTGCACACCCCTACCCCTGCCCATTACAGCTCTGTACTTTCACTCCCAGAAGTGTACCGTGTGGGTGGTAGAGTTCAGGTTCAGCCTCCATACAGCTGACTAATTTTGTTCATCgattgcccccacccccactacaATGTACATTCCGTGGAGACAAGGATGTTCTTCGGCTCTGTTCGTTGCTGTATCCCTGTGTCTAGGACAGAGCTTGCACGTGGTAAGTGCTATGTGAGGCATTGTGTGCAGGGCTGGCTTTGTGGGAATGTGAATGGAGCCATTACACAGGGGTCTGGGCTTAGAAGGGCCCACGCAGGTCTGAACACTCTGCGGACGTAGTCTTAAAATTCTCAGTGCTTTTTAAATAGGGCCCTCCCATTTTCATTGCACTGGGTCCCACAAGTTGTGCAGCCAGTCCtgattatgcatatatatgtgtgtgtgtgtgtcttacatTGAGAGCCTTGAACAACTTTGCAAGGGGCGTGTCATCAGTTCCAAGTTACaaagaaggaagctgaggctcagagagctttgGTGGCCAGTCCGAGGTGATGCAACTGGGAAGCAGTCTACCCAGGGGTCCTGACTCTGGACTGTGAGCTTCTAACCCCCTGCCACACCACAgcctttattgagcacttactgtgtgccaggcagtgagctAAGACCTTCAAGTTACTTGACTCCCTTGGATCTGGGAGGGATGGTTGCACAAACCCATTGCATAGACAAATAAACTGAGCCTCAAAGGTGCCACAGCCAGGTGGCTCCCAGAGAccggaggggcaggggcagccaggGCTTGGTcttccctcaccccccacccctgctgaggACCCACCATTTGTCATTGTTGATCTGGTCCCCGAAGCCGGGTGTGTCAGTCACGGTCAGCTTAAGCTTCACGCCCTTCTCCTCGATGACTGGGGGGGAGAGTgaaggggcagaggctgggcctgggtgggtggggtggagggaggcgggTCTCACTCACCGTGGGTCACCGACTGCAGCTGCAGCGTTTTGGGCGTGGGCACCCCCAGGCCTGGCAGGGTGGACTTCCACATCTTGGACTTAAAGAGCGTGTTCACCATCGTGGACTTGCCAAGCCCGCTCTGCCCTGTGAGGAACCACATGGCACCAACAATGGTGAATGGGTTAGGCAGTGTTTTGGAAGCTCTTAAATAAGCTGTTCTGGAAAGTGAACTGTTTGCTAAGTATCACACACTTACGGAAAAGTGTGTATTATCATACGTCTCCAGCTCAACGCctccccctactttttttttaatggagatgctgaggattgaacccacgaccacgtgcatgctaagcatgtgctctaccactgagatattaTCCTCCtccctcattttttaattgaagcaagattcatataataaaaaattaacattaaccacttaaagtgtacaattcagtggcattgagtacgttcacagtgttgtgcaactaCCACCTCTATctagctccaaaacattttcatcagcccAAAAAGAAACTCTATACTCATTAAGCACTTCCTCCCCACgccccctcctgccagccccaggcaaccacacATCtgttttctggacatttcatataaatggaatcctgcAATATTGTCCTTTTGTCTGTGGCTCCTCCCTCtcagcataatgctttcaagattCACCCACATTGTAGCATGGActggtacttcattccttttcatgactgaataatactccaccaAATGGGTGGACCATGctgtgtttatccatttatccgtGGATGGGCAGGTCAAAGcatttttacatataaaacaaCCTGTGCGTGCAGCGCCAGATCAAGAGACACAACACACAGCTACCCCAAGCCCACTCCTGCCTCGTCTCAGTAACTATTAACACAGCTCCAGGGACAGGGACAGCCGCTCTCCTGACTTTATCAGCGGGGTGCAGTTGCTGCCCATCCTCGACATCTTTCatatctggcttattttgctcAGAGCTACTAGGCAAGTTTcccccaggctgcctgggcttGTAGATGGTCCATTCTCCCTGCCCTGGGGGCTTCTCAAACTCTGCAGACCACGCCCCGCAGTAGGACACATCCTACATCATGGCTGGACACACCTCTGTGTGTCTGACTGAAACTGTCCTTTGGGCTGTGCTATCCAATATAGGTGATATTGCCTGGCTATTGCCAGCGGCAATATGGCCACCTGGCCAACGTGAATTGAGGTGTGCCATCGGTGGACAAGAACAAACCATATTTTGCAGGCTTGGTATgacataaagaacaaaaaggATCTCATGAATAATGTTTTATATGGATTACATGTCAAGATGAcagtatttagaaatgtgttgagttaaataaaaaagacagttaaaattaatttttcctgtttctctttacttttttttaaaaggaggctaCTAGGAAACTTAAAATTATGGATGTGGCTCCTAGTACCTTTCTACTGGGTAGCCCTGCCTTAGAATAATGCTCTTAGCTGGGGCAACACACTCTGACATTTTCTGTTCTATGGTATCCAGTTCATTTTTTTAGAAGTGTAGTTTTTGAGTTACAACATTAATTCTGCATATATGAAAATGCGATTCCAGATAAACCGACCCTTGGAGAACCTCCctgatgccaggcactgtgccaggtcagatgaggaaactgaggcaaagagggGTCAGGGGACGTGCCCCAGATCACACACTGGTGGGCGTTAAGGCCTGGGACCAGGATCTGAGTCTGAGAGTTCCCCACTCCCTGCCATGGTCTCTCCTTTATTGCTCTGTTCGGGTTGGGGCTTCATGggtggtttttgtctttcagcGACTCAGTGTTTCCCAGATTTTCAGCTATAGCCCCCCTGTGAGGTATAACTGTCAGGCCCAccttacagatggggacactgaggctccgAGAGGCGACACATCCAGGCCCACGGGGTGGCATCCACTGGTCTGTCCTCCCGTAAAAGCCCCTGCCCTCACTCACCCACCACCATGATGTTGAACTCAAACCCCATCTTCATGGCCTTGATCTTCAGTTGGTCCAGCACGGCCTCGATGCCCACGTAACCAAGCATCTCGCAGGATGGTGTCCTGGGGCTGGAAGGCCTTggtgagcagggggaggggggctgcctcAGGGGGTCCATGGGGCTGAGGAACAATGATGCCTGTCATCAGGgttgggtggggagaagggggttGCTAGGGCTCCAGTGGAGGACCACCCAAGGTCTCGTTTCTGAGCCTTGACTCCTGAGCCCTGCTCACAGGCACTCCCATACTTCATGCCCCCTGATCTATGTGTTCCCCAAGTCCCACGGCCCGTGGGGTTTGGTGAGGGGTGTCTGGGGGAGCTGCATCTCAGGGGAGACTGAACTCCCTTTCTGAGGTGCACCAGCCCCAGGGATATGTCCCTCCTACACCCTTGGCCCAGGCAGGCTCCCTGCTCAGACACTTCCCCAGCAGACTGTGGCTGGCCTGGCAAAACCCAGGGGCTGGACCTGTGGGGGACGGAGAGCGAGAGAAGCAGCCTCGTGTAGCACCTGGTGGCCCTGGGTCCCTGTGGGAGCTTTGGGGGCTGCCCTGTCCTGGCAGACCCTGGTGTGTGTGGTGCGGGCGGGGGGAGGGTGACAGTTAACTGAAGAATCTGAGTTCCACCCTCTTCCTGTGACCCTGGTCCTGGGGGAGCTTCTCTGCAGCAGGGGGCCAAGGACTGCGACAGCTAAGCCACTCCTCCAGGCCCTTTCAGGTCCCTGCCCTGTAACCCTCACAATGATCCTAGCTCTACAGACAGGAACCCAGGCCCCCAAGGCGGCtcccttgcccaaggtcacctggctgctaagtggcagagctgggcttcagcCAGTCCCTCGGGCTTCCAAGTTCATGCCCCTTAAGCACTCTGCGGGGAAGCAGACTTGTGACCCACAGCTGGAAGGCAAAACATCCACGTGTTTTCTTTAGTCTGTCAGTTGCCAGTGCCACAGGGTTTTAAATTGCCAACATACCCCGTGTTTTGTT
This Camelus dromedarius isolate mCamDro1 unplaced genomic scaffold, mCamDro1.pat HAP1_SCAFFOLD_76, whole genome shotgun sequence DNA region includes the following protein-coding sequences:
- the SEPTIN12 gene encoding septin-12, with the protein product MDPLRQPPSPCSPRPSSPRTPSCEMLGYVGIEAVLDQLKIKAMKMGFEFNIMVVGQSGLGKSTMVNTLFKSKMWKSTLPGLGVPTPKTLQLQSVTHVIEEKGVKLKLTVTDTPGFGDQINNDKCWDPILGYINEQYERYLQEEILITRQRHIPDTRVHCCVYFVPPTGHCLRPLDIEFLQRLCQTVNVVPVIARADSLTIEEREAFRRRIQHNLRTHCIEVYPQKCFDEDVNDRILNSKIRERIPFAVVGADREHLVNGRCVLGRKTKWGIIEVENMAHCEFPLLRDLLIRTHLQDLKDITHNIHYENYRVFRLNKSHVLPRGPGWVNLAPGPAPSPASPQATPRTMKVCRWTQDNSDDEC